The Toxorhynchites rutilus septentrionalis strain SRP chromosome 3, ASM2978413v1, whole genome shotgun sequence genome includes a region encoding these proteins:
- the LOC129780401 gene encoding cilia- and flagella-associated protein 298 isoform X2, which yields MVLLHVKRGDENQFLYETNLSIAVKDLTAQLVTIYNGRLKVSRVCAEMEELSKHGIMLPPEMLGLTDEQVEELHLVDEWGEKCVPSGGWVSNPDPVGRRNGRQPQEKMQEVLEKAIADAKQLVSKKRMDHGQIMQQRIVQDALDLLRGATMIVYPMQLPPHDPIRMEFTNTEDLSGTQASLDVIEPSKAQLWFAGKQMLPECKLGDIIGNNEKTKIIIKLTKINEGAPGREPVVSEEARKQMMLHAYRRQEELK from the exons atggttttattaCACGTGAAACGGGGTGATGAAAATCAGTTTTTATACGAGACTAATCTTTCCATAGCTGTAAAAGATCTCACCGCTCAACTAGTAACCATCTACAATGGACGATTGAAAGTTAGTCGCGTTTGTGCAG AAATGGAGGAATTATCCAAACATGGTATCATGCTGCCACCGGAAATGTTAGGACTTACTGACGAACAGGTAGAGGAGCTTCATTTGGTTGACGAATGGGGAGAAAAATGTGTCCCGTCTGGAGGTTGGGTGTCAAACCCAGACCCGGTGGGGCGCCGAAATGGTCGCCAGCCGCAAGAAAAGATGCAGGAGGTCCTGGAGAAAGCAATAGCAGACGCTAAGCAGCTTGTATCGAAAAAGCGGATGGATCATGGACAAATCATGCAACAGAGAATAGTTCAAGATGCTCTGGACTTGTTACGAGGGGCAACAATGATTGTTTATCCAATGCAACTGCCGCCGCACGATCCGATAAGAATGGAGTTTACAAACACTGAAGATCTCTCAGGGACACAG GCTTCTCTTGATGTGATTGAGCCATCCAAAGCTCAGTTATGGTTCGCTGGGAAACAAATGCTTCCCGAGTGCAAACTTGGCGATATAATTGGAAACAacgagaaaacaaaaattatcataAAACTCACCAAAATTAACGAAGGAGCGCCCGGCAGAGAGCCCGTTGTTTCGGAAGAGGCTCGAAAACAAATGATGTTGCATGCTTACCGTCGACAGGAGGAACTCAAG
- the LOC129778819 gene encoding ero1-like protein: MKGTMSVSTTFTRTVFFPHQCRISWRIPLFLIVLGIINYSSGYFFPDGDSIAKDRFCFCQLQGTIDDCSCSVDTVDYYNNVKIYPRLRSLLVKDFFRYYKVNLGKKCPYWVDDSKCAMRFCHVQHCEEKDIPPGLKGDVSSYHKYMKEVQTLTNCDEDLDIELGYLNTSISDKVHREFKKWADYDEAQDNFCILDDHEPGSEYVDLLLNPERYTGYRGESARRIWSSIYLENCFQSHSVRRKNPYSAMIPYKNMFNNEVCLEHRVFYRMISGLHSSINIHLCANYLLSEKVSMDFVSPTGIWGPNMEELERRFSPLTTDNEGPHWLRNLYFAYLVELRALAKVAPYLRNEEYFTGREKEDREVKIAVDDLLGVVEEFPSHFNESVMFSSGTSSVKLKQEFREKFMNISKIMDCVGCDKCRLWGKLQVQGMGTALKILFSGKFDETIESSIALKINAENTQFKLKRSEIVALFNAFGRLSTSIHELEKFRQKMR, encoded by the exons ATGAAAGGGACAATGTCAGTGTCAACGACATTCACGCGGACGGTATTTTTCCCTCATCAGTGCCGGATTTCGTGGAGAATTCCTCTATTTTTGATTGTGCTGGGCATAATCAATTATTCCAGTGGTTATTTCTTTCCTGATGGCGACAGTATAGCCAAGGATCGATTCTGTTTCTGTCAG CTCCAGGGTACCATTGATGACTGCAGTTGCAGTGTCGACACCGTGGATTATTACAACAATGTGAAAATTTATCCACGTCTGCGAAGTCTTCTGGTTAAAGATTTTTTCCGGTATTATAAAGTGAACTTGGGGAAAAAATGTCCGTACTGGGTCGATGACAGCAAGTGTGCAATGCGCTTCTGTCACGTACAACATTGTGAGGAAAAAGATATCCCGCCTGGACTCAAGGGTGATGTTTCTTCGTATCATAAG TACATGAAAGAAGTCCAAACATTGACGAATTGCGACGAGGACTTGGATATTGAACTCGGTTATCTCAATACGAGCATTAGCGATAAAGTGCACAGAGAATTCAAAAAGTGGGCCGATTACGACGAAGCTCAGGATAACTTCTGCATATTGGACGATCATGAGCCAGGTTCGGAATACGTAGACTTACTGTTAAATCCTGAGCGATACACCGGTTACCGAGGGGAGTCTGCAAGAAGGATTTGGAGTAGTATTTATCTGGAGAATTGCTTTCA ATCCCATTCGGTTCGTAGAAAAAATCCATACTCGGCCATGATTCCatacaaaaatatgttcaaCAACGAAGTCTGTCTGGAACATCGTGTTTTCTATCGAATGATCTCCGGTTTGCACTCCAGTATAAATATTCATCTCTGTGCGAACTATTTGCTCTCCGAGAAGGTCTCAATGGATTTTGTTTCCCCGACGGGAATCTGGGGTCCCAACATGGAGGAGCTTGAGCGAAGATTTAGCCCTCTGACAACGGACAACGAAGGGCCACATTGGCTGAGAAACTTGTACTTTGCGTATCTCGTGGAGCTACGAGCGCTGGCCAAAGTTGCCCCTTATCTGCGGAACGAGGAATACTTTACGGGACGTGAGAAAGAGGATCGAGAAGTGAAAATCGCTGTCGATGATTTGCTCGGCGTTGTGGAAGAATTTCCATCGCATTTCAATGAGTCCGTTATGTTTAGCAGCGGAACTTCCTCGGTGAAACTGAAGCAAGAATTTCGTGAGAAGTTTATGAATATCTCTAAAATCATGGACTGTGTCGGTTGTGATAAATGTCGTCTGTGGGGGAAATTACAGGTGCAGGGAATGGGAACGGCTTTGAAGATTTTATTCTCAGGAAAGTTCGATGAAACAATCGAATCCAGTATAGCACTTAAAATTAATGCGGAAAACACCCAGTTCAAATTGAAGCGATCGGAAATTGTGGCGCTTTTTAATGCGTTCGGAAG GCTTTCAACGAGCATTCACGAATTGGAAAAGTTCCGACAGAAAATGCGATGA